ctctGGCTCATTTCTTCAGTGTACAAAGATTAGTAACTAGAATGCACAAACACATGTAAGACAAAGgtttaaaacaacaaaacaaagtaAGTACGAGGAACTGTATTCTATTGTGTTCCTTTGTTGATGTTGATACCCTGCAATGAAATTATCTAGTGACGTGGTATGTTAATTCTTATGCTTGCTTAgagtaaaaattaattacccACCCTACAAGTTTCTTACCTGGTTTTGAGTACCTTTAGAGAGGGTATGAAAGTATCACATCTTATCTCCAGGTACTCCTCCGCTTTTTACCATAACGTGCCTACTTTGTGTTATTATCAGATGAACTTGGTATTAGTGATAAGCATAAATGATATTATTCAGAATTTTCTTACACTTACGTGGCTGAAAAAATGTAAAGGGTGTCACAACGATGGTGCTTTAAAAATAGGTTTATTTACCACTATTTACAGTAATTCTCCTCATATAAGATTACATATTTACATCTAAATGTTGTTTACGCTTTTAAAGCATGGAATTGATTTGTGTGCTTTTGTTTATATGGGCTGGAAGTGTTGACAGATAGATTGTCATGCCGTTTGCAGCcggaaaaaataaagaaaacgtGAAAATATGTTGGGTATGTGATATTTCTCTagttttaaagttttgcaccATTTACATTACATCAGTGCTCTTTTTATTAATCTTGTTTTGGCTTTTGAGCTAGTATGATTTAAGCAATGTCTGCTATAAAAACCAACCCAAATGAGAAATTATATCTTAATTAACATCTACTAtgtacacatgtatgtatatcaAAAACTTACCTTTATCGGATGATCCTTATTAATATCACTTAGGGTTAGATCTTTAGCAAAACAAATTGAGATGAAAAGGGAACATATATAAACTATTACGGCACTATAATAATATGACATCCCTtgataaaagttaaaaaagatACGTTCATGGccgtttttatatatttttagatatttaatttattttatatttaatttaatattcatatatattatattacatatttatCCTAAGATAAAATAATTCATTAGATCTCATTGATGACCATTGCTTATAGCTTAGTAAGAAGGTGGATCTTTGGAGGCCCCCCTGTGGTCCCAGCTGATTAGAGATCTGATATGTCCAGGCTGATGTGTAAGCTTTGCGCTGACAACTCACTCTCACTCATTCATTAACTTAATTCGTCTATGGGCACTCGTAAAGCACTCGAACCCAATGCTAGGCCATCTCTCTACTATGCCATACTATCATACGATATACACCAATATAGTGGCCAGAGCGCAACGAAATATGGGGGCGCGGCGGACTTTCGCTCTCGGCGGTACCATAGCTATAGCTCCCCACTGGTACTACCGCTCGCCGAGCGAATGCGACGGGCTGGAGCGTGGTGGCGCTCAGTCTGCTCCCTGCTCTAGACCCCAATAGTTCGGCGCGGCCAACACGCGAAGCTCGCAAGATCGATCCGTAGACGAGTCGGAATCCGAATCCGATTTTATAgagagtgtgcgtgtgtgcgagtgtgtgttttttgcgGCAGTGCACAGCTGTTGACTAATTCTCAATCGGTGCTTTTGGCCTCGAGGAGTCGTCGCAAGTCGAGTCACTTCAAATCAGCAGCGgtaataacaaaaacacacaactATGACGAGAGCTTTACATAAATGTGCAATTGAACAAGCGAgcataacaaaaacaaaattgagTTTGTTATTGATTACTCGGGTTGCCAGTGGCACCACCTTCCCAGTTCACCCAACGCTCATAAAATCGATTCATACACAGAGGGGCAAAGTGTCTCGAAAATATAGTGATTATTTCACATAAAATGGgtcaaagaaattaaatgtaatattaattaaataaaaaaatcgatatttttaaattataatatgtgattttctataaatatttgctttaaatGTCATAAGATAATCGGGATTgctataaaaacaatttcctCTACCTAAcgttttatttaactttaaatatttcatataaacATTTACTACATTTATTCAGTTAAATAATTCGTGAGATGTTTTAGTAAATCTTTACCcttaactaataaaaaagaattaaaatttcattatattttttgaacctttttaaagcttaattttTGCACAGTGATAGAACCCCCCCACACCATACATTGATAGCCCCACATATGTTTTTATTGATTAACTGACAACATAcgatgtacatatgtatgtacagacATACTATACATCATCAATTCAACGAAAGAGGTCTTTCGCTCTTATCTCGCCTTCTGGCGCGTGTTTACCTCCAGTGAATTTTAATGCTGATTTGTGTCAGATTACAATTCGCATTTGTGGAAACTATTCCACTGTCTTAGTTCAGTGGCTTTACTGTTGGACAGTGGAGCATGGAATTTGTGCAATGTATGTGTATATTATAATGGCATTGGCCAAAAGCAGgttttttggctaaaaagCTCAAGTGTCATGACCACTTTTGCTTGGTGCAAAGAGACCCTAAGTAATTGCAGTATTCTCAAAGCCAATAAGATCTCAAATTTAATTACTCTCCGGGTAATGGTTATCCATTAGTAATAAATATGTTTCTTTGACTTATTTGTTACAAAACAGAAATTAGTTAATAAATCCATCAAAGGTAAACACCCTTTCAGTTTCCACTGTATCTGAGGCTCAAGTGGAAATGGGCATCTGCGAAACGAGTGAGTTCATTGATTAAAAGTGCTCAGCTGACGTTGGCGTTTCTTTCTTTGTGAATCTTATCAGAGACcggcggcaacaaaaataggaaaaccaattaaaagcACCAATACATCAGATGGCATGAGTCTTTATGCGATGCAAAACGCGTTCGAACCCCAGGGCATTCGATTGTAAGCGTCGTATTAATGCAGAATACTGGCGTAGTACTCGTCCCCCATCGAGAATCGTGCAAAGTCCACCAAGAAATCACTTTTTGTGTCGATCAACGTTTATCATTAGCTGGCGAAATGTGCTAAAATCGAGGCACTGGCAAAACCAGACATTGGTGCTGGTCTACTAGTATTTCTCCAGCAGAGTGAGTCGGTAAATATTAGATATTTTCACTAGAAATCGGAAGTTCTAAGCTAATGAAATGGATCGTGTGTGGAGCTAATGTAACCGTGCGAGAATGGAATTGCTTTTGTACGCTTTCGTAATGCCAGATTTCAAGGGCAGGCCACAATGCGTGAATGCTAATTTGGCGATGCGACCTTTCGCTGTCGCTTTCGGAATACGAGCACCGagtaaaatatgcaaaaaccGCATTCAAAACCAATAGCCAGCAGTGGCAGCATGTGTTTCGATTTTTCTATACCTCGCAGCCCACTGGGCGTATACGTATTTCTCGGTTTATTTCCTTGGAAAACAGCAGTAGGTTCTACTAattgtttgattttgatttattgtattatttcaaGCTTGAGAGAAATAGTATCTATAAATAATGTGCCAAGTACCTGGTACCCAGCAGTCAGtacgaaaatatatatctttttgtttgttgcttctttcatttcgtttattttcgttttcggtTTGCTTTTGCGTCATGCAAACTATGGAGTTTTATTTCTGGGTTTTCATTAGCGCATCTGTTTTTGTCCTAAAACGATTtcctacaaaaatatatatatctataagtatataatatattaagcaaatcacaaaaactaaaagataAGGATAGTGGCAAGTCCACAACTTATCGTCTTGGTCTCTTTGACATTGGAGTCGAGCCTATCGCTGGGATATACGAATAAGCAAGGTCACAACCTcctcatttaaaatattaaatatattatatagtcaCGGTTCAAGGCACTTGGGTAATTGTAATTTACAAAAGTACGGAAATTGTTTGATAAACTTGACtagatataattttaattaccgAAAAAACGTAAATGATAATACAGCTTTTGACTCCTTTCTTagtttcaaaataatttctttataaaaaagaatatagtttatacattttttaagatttataagttataaatatatttaaaaaacgaGTATGAGAACCTttccaaatataaattttaagctcGGTATCAATTTTAAAAGACCCATAAATTTCGTTGCTACTTTGTTATTTGCAAAAAACCACCCAACCCAATGAAACTCAGAAATTAGATAAGCCATTCTTTGGTAATTACCTAATAGGGGAAAACGATTTCCTGGCCACTTGCTACTTatcaatattgcaatatttgcCCTTACAGGTTATAGTAAATATTGTCGTAAAAAAGGCCTCAGGTGATAAACTTTTCCGGCAGCAGTGCAAAGTGTCAGGCGTGATTGATTTTTGGTTTATGCCATCGCGGGTGTCGTCGCACCACATTTTCGCATGACAaaaacagtaaaaaaaaaaaaaattaaataaaatcaatgccAGCAACGTGCGAGCAagggaaaagtaaaaagtcAGGTGGCGTCTTCCCCACCTGGTCCGAGTCCATGCGAACTGGAATTTCAGTCGACTCAAAGTCTATGTCGGCGCACGCCGGGTTAATAGAATATCACAACTGTAAAGTACAgagtatatattaaatatatatgggaAAATATAGCTGCGCTCCGGGCAGCGTCCAATTTATTCGGCGGGCGACATTTAAACGGTGGAAGGACAGGGTCAGACACTTAACCGCCGTGTTCCATTTCAATTCCGATCTCCTAGTCGGGAAGTGTGAGCTCTCATAGCTCGTGTGCCGGGAATGCTAATTAGATGCTTACTTTTCCCCTAGAGCGTCTGCTTAGTCAGCACATTTCTCGATCAAATAACAAATATGTAATTAATTCTACGCAAtgcttttcaattaatttattcaatGATATTTTTTGTGCAATTCCAGGGTTCTCAGTTCCAAGCGTTCTCCGAAAAAGGCACAATGACTGGATcaggtaaatatttaaattattacgaTACCGAAAAGCTGCATTTAATGCTTTGCCAGCCTAACAATTGATTCGAAACAACAATTCTTAAAATTACTTGTTCTACAGCTTTCGCTTTAAATGCCACCAAACGATCGTGACCTATTgttcaataattttattttaaagcacACTTTTAGgaacatttattttctgtatcaagtaaaataatttgtagAAAGTTTGACGATTTATTAACGTTGTTGTAAGGTTTAAAAAGCCTtctaaatgtttttatttatatttaaaatttgaaactgTTTAATAATGTTATTTACAAAATTCTTGTATGaccttttccttttatttaataatttgtaatattatttaagtgCAGATTGAAAGTTTTAagttgaataataataattacatatatctttttgttgtaatacatttttgaaatagcttatctaattattttttattgatctATCTTGCAGTTCACGATCCCAAATGGAGCTTGGAGCGTCGCGAGTCCTCTGGCCATTTGGTGTGGCGCAAGGATTCGCCGGAGTCAAAGGTCCGTTTCCGTTTTGACGTCGAGGTTCTAGAGTTCGAGAAGCATCCGCACGAGGAGCTGGACGAAAAGGAGGACCACTTCTCCATCACCAGCCTCTCGGCGACAGTAGCCTTGTGTGCCACCTGTGTGGCCGTGGTGGCCGCCTCCGTCTTCCTGCCCTGGTATCTCATGGAGAGGGTGGGATCGCTCTGAGGGATCAATGGCAAAGGCACTAGCTTCTTGTATATAGGTACAGCCTTGACGGTATTAAGTAGACTCTTGTACATAAACAAGCGTAGATTTAACTAATTGTAAATAgtacgtatgtatgtaaatagaCTGtgtggttaaaaaaaaaaaagcaatagAGTTTAAAAAACTCGCGGTGCAATAGCCTGGCGAATGTGACTTTGACATATTGGATTGTATTTTAGGATGTGTAAATTCTCATAAGTATATTCgcttggtaaatgctccatcgAAGGATCACAAAGGTAGTTTATGGAATAAACGAAATACTTGCCTGTAAAAAAAACCCAGTTTTTTGATATTGAACCGAAGGCAATAAGGTCACGATCACGAGAATTTGAACAGAAGCCGGCCTCATAAATGTTTACCACGCACTTCTTGACGAGATATTACTTGGAACTGAAAGTGACCAATTAGACCCTCGGATGCACACAATGAATCCTTTAACCCTTGGCTCTGGGCCAACTCAAGGTAACAATCATCCCCCGCAACGACACCCAGCCCCAGCAACCCCTGCACAGGATGAGGGATGATGTAGTAATTTCTGTTTCGCTGGCCGTGCCTTGATTAAAATTCTTCCGTTTTTATGGCCACGCTAAAAGCGTACGAAAATCCCATAAAATAGTCTGCAATCAAATCATTGGGTAACGTTGGCGAAAAATGGCCGAATGGCACGTTAGAATGAGTAAGAATAAAGTTAACGACCAACCCCTGAGCTGGAATGACTAAAAGGACTAACTATAAGGAAAACTAATTAGAATCAGCTTGGGATATGGTGTGATTCTAATTAAGTTTAGTAGGAatttaatatgtaaataaaagctTCAACTTAGGTTTTTTatggaatttaattaatgcaaatgaatgtttaagctttaaacctaatataatatattagtttttatattaaaatctagctgttttttaaacattttgagttcatattatttttcaacctttaatatataaaaactgatAACGATAATGGCTTCTAAGTTttaattagttccatataattCTTGGTTTAAAAACCTaattaaagttataaattcctaaaacaaaagaatataaaaaggctataaaaaatatatatatacacatttaATAACAGAATGTCAACTGATCTTTTTTTAGAACTATTTTTTAGTGAAATCGCATTGCAATTCAGACAAGAAATGACTGACAATAGTCCTATAACTTATATGGCATAGCGATAAAGCGTTAGTAAAATTACATAGATAAGATATATCAAACAAAATAGGAATAGTGACACAATTTCCTTAATTATTAAACCTTAAGATTATTTTCAGTGGCAGGCCCACTTTAAAATTTCTGCATTTATGAATTCCACTCATCCGCGATGGATGCCCACGTCTACGTCAGAGTCCGAATTGATTTCCGTAATCTGACATTATACGCTATATAGTCGTAGGAGCAGAGTGAAGTTGGATCATGATAAGTGTGGTGTTCTGGGGGGGATGAGAGAGAGTGAACCCAGGCGATAAGAGCTCGCGGCTTGATAAGATTCTAGTAAATGTGGCGATCTTTTATTTGAACTCGCTCCGTGGTCTTGTTGTGTTTTCGGTTCCAGTTTAGTTTTCGGTTCTCTGGGTCtctgttttcgttttttactTGCCCGTATTTCTTTATTCCTATACGATCGGCCTGCTGCCTCATAAACCCTGGCCCGTGAGTCAGTTTGTTGTTTGCCCCAGTCGCGAGCGGTCGTCTGCTCCGGAGATCTTCGATTCCGCTTCCAATACCAATCACCGATCACCGGTCTCCGATCTCTGATCGCCACagatatagaaataaaaactaacaaagcAGCCGGAGAGGAGATCTTAACGAGATCGAGAGGCGATCTCGTTTGAATTCGCGACGCTGGCCGCTAGTCAGCCGCCTGATCTCCGCCAGAACTGACGTTGTgccagctcctgctccgcGGAACTATAGGAGCTACTTCTGAACCGATATTGCACTAGCCGATTAGAGCTGGTCTCCGGGGTGCACAGAACGTAGGAAATTGACTtgacataaaaacaaaacaccgAAATAAAACCCAACATAGTCGAGAACCTGTTTTGGATCGATCTAAATGTAAGTCCCCGAAGGTCGTTCTCTCGCCTTTGAATAATTTCTGGCACTGACaacacttttgtttgttttcatttcaattgttggtttttaatttgattgctttgtttattattaGTGCCTTCAAGATGTCCAAGATGCCAGAGACTACGTTTGCCGACTTGAGTTTGGCCGATAAGGTAATTAATAACCCACTTAAGTAACTAACAATCGGAATATTGTACTGAATATTCATGAGGTGCGCTGGGCAAAAACGCGTTTCGATCGCTGAACTTGGCGATTAATCCGAAAACAGCACGTGACAAACttgacaaacaaacaaaaaaaaatccagaGACGCTTTGTGAACAACAAATAAAGGCGAGACAATCACCTCGAAGCTTTGAATACCCTCCGTGAAAGTGAATGCATGACAAATCCAGTAAAACTGATTTAATTAGGTGATTCTAAAAGGTTATAaagatttcatttattattaaatgcaTTAAGATACACCAATATCTTCTGCCACATTGCCCCCATAAATCTTACATATATTAGCTTAGCATAGTTTCAAATTGTAACAGAAAGATTGCTCCAGTTCCATGGCGTATACATATAGTATGTGCTCATTAAGATCGCtgagatatacatatattaatgtTGTGGATACAAGGGCATGTTTATTCCATGTGGCCTGGTCTTGGAAATGTAAGCAACGATAGACGCAAATGCACAAAGTATACAATTGTAGATTTCATTAATTCTCTGCCTGTGTTTACATACACTCTGGATTGGATCCCTAGATTCGCATTTTCATAACGTATAAAAGTATATCTCCCTGAATCAATTGGTGCGACGAATTATCGCCGATATGCTAAACGACGCCAATTAGTAGACAACTTTTTCCACTTGGCTTATCTTTGCATTGAAATCTAGATTTCGCTGGAAATCGCACAGATCTCGCACCCATAAATGATGAATTTCTCATCTGATCAGTTCctactatactatatattgcTTTATATGCAGTGCGAAATCCATTAATCCAATGGAGTTACTATGTTAATTGGAAAGTGAAACAGAATTATGGGAATGTGAATTGCTATTATTAGCTCTGATTAGATGGTAAAGATTAAAGatcgaataaaaaaattaGATACCATCCCCTACATGTATTTGCTAAAATTTGCTAAAACCTGCACTAATAGCAAATTTTTACACGCATAAATAATAGTATTTTGCCtttttaaattcaatcatTGTGTTAAATCTGTAAGTGAGCTCATTTTCTGTTTAAAATTCAGTTAACAAATGTTTGCTTAAATAAGATAAAGCAGATCACTTTCGTGcctacaaatatattttatcttacttaaataaattgttttttcctCTTACAGACTGCCGTAAAGAAGCCCAGCATAGAGGCTCGCCGGTTTTCTGATGTCTCCACCTGCTCCTTCAGTTCCAGTAAGTAGTATGATTTTAGATCTAGATTAAACTTTCTCTTAGGATCTACCTTTTACTAGAAAAGTTTTACCAGgttgttaaattaaaaatcaatttgattTCTCTATCAACAGCCTGCTTCACCGGAAGCTCCGATGAGGACGAGATATCGCCGAAGGACAACCAGCAACGCAACTCCGCCGGCGGGACCGACTTTTGCGTAAAGAGCATCTCCAAGAGCGCCTTTGGAAGGCGCGAAATCGAGATTGCAGAGTCCGAGATGCCGGGCATTATGATGCTCCGAAAGCGGGCCAAGGATGAGAAGCCTCTGAAGGGCGCCCATATAGTGGGTTGCACCCACGTGAATGCTCAGTCGGCGGTGCTCATAGAAACCTTGATACAGTTAGGTGCCACCGTGCGATGGGCAGCCTGTAACATCTATTCCACGCAGAATGCCGTGGCTGCCGCCCTGGCCGAGGCGGGCATCCCGATCTTTGCCTGGCGCGGCGAGACGGAGGAGGAGTTCTGGTGGTGCCTGGACAGGTGCATACACTCTGATGGCTGGCAGCCAAATCTGATTCTAGACGATGGCGGCGATGCCACCCATTTGATGCTGAAAAAGTATCCCGACTGCTTCAAGGCCATTCGAGGCATTGTCGAGGAGAGCGTGACCGGTGTCCACCGTCTGTACATGCTCTCGAAGGGCGGAAAGCTCACAGTTCCCGCCATCAATGTCAACGACTCGGTGACCAAAAACAAGTTTGATACCTTCTACACGTGCCGGGACTCCATTTTGGACAGCCTCAAGCGAACTACTGACATCATGTTTGGCGGCAAGCAGGTGGTGATCTGTGGCTACGGAGATGTGGGTAAGGGCTGTGCCCAGTCCCTCAAAGGTCAGGGATGCATAGTCTACATCACGGAGGTGGATCCCATTTGTGCCCTGCAGGCGGCCATGGATGGCTTCAGGGTGGTACGGCTCAGCGAGGTTATACGGAGCGTAGATGTGGTGGTTACGGCAACGGGGAACAAAAATGTGATTACCAGGGACCATATGAATCGCATGAAGAACGGCTGCATCCTCTGCAATATGGGGCATTCCTGCTCAGAGATCGATGTGGTAGGAACAGTTGGATTAACCTTCCGGGACTTTCCTTCTTATAGTTCTCTCTCAATTTCAGAATGGCCTGCATACGCCTGAGTTGACGTGGGAAAGAGTTCGTTCCCAGGTGGACCACATCATCTGGCCAGATGGCAGGATGATC
Above is a genomic segment from Drosophila kikkawai strain 14028-0561.14 chromosome 3R, DkikHiC1v2, whole genome shotgun sequence containing:
- the LOC108071412 gene encoding uncharacterized protein isoform X1 translates to MTGSVHDPKWSLERRESSGHLVWRKDSPESKVRFRFDVEVLEFEKHPHEELDEKEDHFSITSLSATVALCATCVAVVAASVFLPWYLMERVGSL
- the AhcyL2 gene encoding adenosylhomocysteinase-like 2 isoform X2, with translation MSKMPETTFADLSLADKTAVKKPSIEARRFSDVSTCSFSSTCFTGSSDEDEISPKDNQQRNSAGGTDFCVKSISKSAFGRREIEIAESEMPGIMMLRKRAKDEKPLKGAHIVGCTHVNAQSAVLIETLIQLGATVRWAACNIYSTQNAVAAALAEAGIPIFAWRGETEEEFWWCLDRCIHSDGWQPNLILDDGGDATHLMLKKYPDCFKAIRGIVEESVTGVHRLYMLSKGGKLTVPAINVNDSVTKNKFDTFYTCRDSILDSLKRTTDIMFGGKQVVICGYGDVGKGCAQSLKGQGCIVYITEVDPICALQAAMDGFRVVRLSEVIRSVDVVVTATGNKNVITRDHMNRMKNGCILCNMGHSCSEIDVNGLHTPELTWERVRSQVDHIIWPDGRMIILLAEGRLVNLSCSTISSFVVSVASSTQALALIELFSAPGRYKSDVYLLPKKMDEYVASLHLATFDAHLTELTDEQAKFMGLNKAGPFKANYYR
- the AhcyL2 gene encoding adenosylhomocysteinase-like 2 isoform X1; translated protein: MSKMPETTFADLSLADKTAVKKPSIEARRFSDVSTCSFSSTCFTGSSDEDEISPKDNQQRNSAGGTDFCVKSISKSAFGRREIEIAESEMPGIMMLRKRAKDEKPLKGAHIVGCTHVNAQSAVLIETLIQLGATVRWAACNIYSTQNAVAAALAEAGIPIFAWRGETEEEFWWCLDRCIHSDGWQPNLILDDGGDATHLMLKKYPDCFKAIRGIVEESVTGVHRLYMLSKGGKLTVPAINVNDSVTKNKFDTFYTCRDSILDSLKRTTDIMFGGKQVVICGYGDVGKGCAQSLKGQGCIVYITEVDPICALQAAMDGFRVVRLSEVIRSVDVVVTATGNKNVITRDHMNRMKNGCILCNMGHSCSEIDVNGLHTPELTWERVRSQVDHIIWPDGRMIILLAEGRLVNLSCSTISSFVVSVASSTQALALIELFSAPGRYKSDVYLLPKKMDEYVASLHLATFDAHLTELTDEQAKFMGLNKAGPFKANYYRY
- the LOC108071412 gene encoding uncharacterized protein isoform X2; translated protein: MLTFPLERLLSQHISRSNNKYGSQFQAFSEKGTMTGSVHDPKWSLERRESSGHLVWRKDSPESKVRFRFDVEVLEFEKHPHEELDEKEDHFSITSLSATVALCATCVAVVAASVFLPWYLMERVGSL